The Silene latifolia isolate original U9 population chromosome X, ASM4854445v1, whole genome shotgun sequence genome contains the following window.
AGGAGAAATCAACATGCAAACAAATTAAAAAGTTTAAATTTTAGTAGTAATGTAGCGCATTTGGGATCCAAAATTTATATGAAATTGAACCATTGATTTTCAAAGCACAATAAAACGGAGGCAAATGAAATGTTTGTCTTCAATGTACATTTTCCACGACCCATGGAGAATTAAGGATGAGTGGTATAAAATGTGTTTGACTTTAGAGAGATACAATATTGATTTTGTTATTTCGTATTTGTTTGGTTCTCTTATTTCTCTATGAGGAGATATTTATACAAACTCAGTGAGCAACTGAAAAGTCACCACTAATACACTTAATTATGCAAATTCATTGTATCATAATTTCACTAAtaaatttaattatgataattcaCTGTGTCATAATTTATACATACCAACTCATATTCTCTTACAATTTCtaataaaatgcaaagaaaaataacataaaatatggcacttaaaattgcttaacatgacatacgtcaaataataaactactcattttgcctttttattatattgtatagatactaataattaagtcatttatcatactaaattttgaaaaaataattaatttggaataaattttaaaaggataattaaataacaaaagtggaatggagaaggtctAATTTAAATTCACCATAaacacaaaattataaatataattattttagttttacttACTAAATATATAGCTAaaaaatgcattttttttttgacaaaaccttatcctttatgTGAAATAATTTCTTGaactaaataaattgtattactacccttttaaaattctattattagtttttaatttatttaagtatttacagaatttgtttgtaaattacttaaattaaataaatattttctttttcatatattttgtATTTTCTAAAACCTTATCATTTACGTgaaaataatttcatgaactaaatacacgtattactacccttttaaaattctattattagtgtttaatttcactCAAGTatttacattatttgtttgtaaattacttaaattaaataaatattttatttttcatatattttatattttcctaagaatatattttatatgatctttaatactcatTTGTCAATTAATTAGTTATGTAGAACATtttctatatacaacaaagttatagtaACAACAATAGTAAATTAgtgcctttcaaaaaaaaaagtattgaattATTGACAatacaattttattttattttcaacttcatttttttttcttcgttCTTAATTCCTTATGTATTCAgcttttttatttcgaatacatataatattACTCCAtagaaatatcttgaaattattaacttatagttaataagtatttttttattgtagttttttttttagttaattaagtttaaagctaatggaatatggatggatttttaatggaaataagtgaattaaattaatgcaatataataataaattgattatccatgtcatattagtttacCAAGTCACATTAttattgtgtacgtggctttttttcatctcACGTGGCATTATTTACGTGGCATTTTTAGgctaatattttaataatattttatagatttgATATTATGGTGTTAATGTGATACAACTAAAAAGGGAAAATTCGAATGTGCGATATATCGTTCACAAATCACAACATATATTTATCAATCACTATCCTTTCAAAAAAAagacaaaatattttttttaattaagacATATTTAATATCTTAAACTTGAGAAATTTTTTTACTAATTAGAATATGttaaagtagaagaaataaaaatgaatatgaatatgtataGCAAATGACTTAAGCTAATTGTCACAATTTCTATGATTTTTATGTACGTGTGATTTTGTGACAATTTTAAGTTAATTAAAGCAATTAACTCTAACAAGAAGATCATGACCAACTTTGGTGGGGATTTCAAAGAATATATCGAAAATGGGAGCTGTCAATTTAGAGGAGAGTTGACTATATTAATTCCATAATTTTCAAGTGAAAATATTCTATTTATATTTTACTTTGTTAATTATGTGAAGTGATGACAATTCTAATTGATTTGGATATATCATGACGTGATACATCTGATTAAGGTAAATAACAAATTTCTCTTTCAAATGTGTATACGATGTTCTTTAGGTCAATTGACATAAAAGTTCTTAATATATTGCGCAATATTAGGCGACTAATGCTCGCGACTGGTCTTGAGCGACTAATATCAGTCGTCAGATAGCAGCCGCCCGAATTCTATTAGTCGACTAATACTTGCCACTGGTCTTGAGCGACTAATATCAGTCGCCTATTTGTCTTTGGCAACCGTTTGCAGTCGCCCGAATAGTTTTTTCTTGTAGTGTGCATAACTAGTTTAGCGATAGTCAAAATAATAACGGCAAATATAAAAGGGATCGGATAATGTTAATTTTTAGTGAAAACCGTTAGTTATATGTTACTCCGTATCTTTTGTCTATGCGCAAatatattatattttgtttgtGCTTGCGCAGTTACGCATTTACCCCATGATCACGCTCCGTGtattagggctgagcaaaaaatccgattattcaaactgatccgatatccgatccggatctgatccgatatccgatccggatctgatccgaatttttggatatccgatccgaaagttaagtttggtttggatatctgatccgaaatctttggttttggtttggatatggatattagaattaaaacatttggatatccgatccgatccgaaactatgtttttctagtataatttcgagaaaataaaattttatttgatacaacaacttaattaatgtttaaaatattagagaaataattaagtggtacttaaattttatgtcgagaacattggattaagaatactaaagaaaatcatcatgtaagactataaatataatcgtgttttaaacttaattttaaagtaaattcaaaagtatggatatccgatggatatccgcatccgatccgattattttggatacccggaCATTGGATATCCGatacatttggtttggatattggatatctaatttcaggatttttaatatggatatccgatacgaactagcactttggatcggatacccgatccgtactctgccgTACCGTGTATGGCGAGTTGATAATATTGACGACATAAAAGTTCTTACATTACATAACTCGTTTAGCGACTGTCAAAATAATAACTAATGGCGAATATAAAAGGGATAATGCAAAATTTTTAGTGAAAACCGTTAGTTATATGTTACTCTGTATCTTTTGTCCGTGCGCAATATATTATTTTCGTCCGTGCTTGCACAATTACGCATTTACTTTATGATCACGCTTTGTGTATAGCGTCTGGCGAGTagataacaataaaaaaaaaatcttgtACCATCAATGACGGTGTAAATacttttttttggtgttgactaGGAGTATCCTACTAACAGCCAGGACAATCTCTTTCGggatactgaaggcaatttaatgagTTGACCTCTCCTAAGTTTGGCTTTTTTCATTCGCAAGGGTCAGGAAACCTTGACCACTTATTTAAGAGATAATAGTcattaccactcacaccagccaactttggtaagtaaataaataaataaatctttAATTTGACAAACATTATCAATCACAAGAAATACAAGAAAAATCAAAAGTTCATTTGTTTGCTTTTGTCCTTTGTTTCCTAAGGGAAAAAGCTAATTAAAACGGTCAAAAACTCACATTTTTCATGCAACTCTAATATCCCTAATTCTAATATTGATGAGTCAGAAAATAGTCAAAACTTAAAAATGTAACACAAAATCATAAATAAAACGAGACGATCGTTTTAAGTACATGCATGATGATCTTGATGGATACGGATCCCATTTAAGCATGCAAAGACTACATCCTCAAAATGGGGAACAATTAATTAGAGACTAGAATACCTCTAGGACCACCTACCCTAATATGCACCTCACAACAACTTACCTGGGATGGTTTCAAGTTATGACGGCACTGATCACAACCGATTTAAAAATGTTGAAAAAGAAAGAGGAAATAAGACGATAGTACATATCCAAATTTTCATCGGgatacataaaataaatcctcTATTTATTTGATACGGTTTAGAAGAGAATATCGTATATATACCGAACTTATTGAACGTACTATGTCATCGTATGTTAAGCCAATGATCAAAATGTTACCAAAATTGGAGGCATTTTCGTTAAAAACAAAGCGGAACAAAAGCTTCTAACCGGCTAAGGTGTATCATAAGGGCGTTCTGAAGAATATtgtcttttgtatattttttatGTGAGAATATAACAAGGGTTAAACCGAGTACAAAATACAGTTAAAGAAACTCTCCTCGACCAAACTACTCGAATAATGGCCTATCGTAGCAAATAAAAAAGACGGACTGGCCTGGCGGCTCACCCATTGACTCTGTCAATGCCAATCTTACGCCATTGTATTCAAGGGTCTTTAAGAGCAGAACATTCTCGAAAACAAGTAGCCATGGCAGGCTTGCACAGCATCAAGTACAGGCGCAGTTTGGCACGCATCCTCAACATCACGATCCTTCCACTTGTTAAGAATCTCCTCAGCTACGGAAGCCACTCGATGTTGCAAAATAGCTCCAGCTTGGGGTCCGATCAAATTCAATCGCGTAGCAGCAGAGATAACATCTCTCAATGTGATAAACAGGTAAGCTCGCTGAGAGATGCAAGGATCAAGGCCTAGAAGCCCGCATACAAGCCCAAAGATAGGAGCATGGTGGAAAGAAACAGTCCGAGTTTGCAGCGACTCTCGTCTCATCGCTTTCAAAGAGGGCAATTCTGTAAACATGGCTGAAGCAATTCTAAGAAGTGCTGATCCTTGGGTAGTCGAAGCTTTACGAGCAACTTCATTGCTCAGCATTGCATTCAACAGTTTGTCGAGCTTATGCCACGTTTCTATGTCGTGAGATGTAGTTGTAGCATATACAAATGGGAGAAGAAGGCTCCCGGTATTTTCCAACACGTGTGTCACAAATATTTGGAGATCTTCCGGGGAGTTTACTATACGAGCTTGCATAGCAGCCTCAAGGCCATATGAATGTGCAAAACCACCTGTTGGTAAGATGGAATCAAGTAGTTGCCATAAGCTCCACTCTTGCGAGTATCCAAGACGGAGCCTTTTGCTCTCTCTTTCTTCTTCAATTTCCATATCCATCTGAACAGTAAGAGATTCAGAAATGTGACATTATTATCATTGAAAAGCAACACAAGCAGAAAGTTTGGAGGCAAACTCTTTGAAACAATGACTGGATGAAAAACAACATTATCGAGTAATTACATTGTTCATAATGTTCTTTCTTCTTTCAACATCCAAGTTTTATCACGAAAACCAGTGCAAAGCAACACAAGCAGAAAGTTTGGAGGCAAACCCTTCCATTCCCACCGGAATTTGTATCCAAACAAGCCCGATATCAGCAACTAACTGTCTTAGAGGGATAACCTCATTTCAGGAGCATCATTTCATGCAGACGTTCCACATGAAATTCCGACTAATAACAACTGTATTCAATCTCGTCATAAATTGCAATAGCTGCAAGGGGTGGCTCGATTATCCTCTACACAATATATATTCCTCAGCTTTTTCCATCACATATGGACAGGTGACAGGAGCAGGAACACATTAATGTTCACATAGTCATAACTATACATTATCAGATAATCTCTGCCTAACGATTAAAATGGGGTAGTGAGGTACTGACGTACTGAAGACATTACGTCTCGGGTTTGAATCTCATTCCTGGCGTTTTTGCCTTATTATGAATATACATTATTAACTAATCTCCGAACGATTAAAATAGAGGTAGCAAGACACTGAACACATATCGTCTCACGCTCCAATCTCATCACTGGCATTTGGCTTTGCACCTTACTAAGAAATCACGAAAAGAAGCTACACTTACAAATCCGGTCCATTTGTTGATCATTAGCCAACATATACCATAGTGAATGATTACAGCTCCATATTTTATTAACTGAAAATTGACATCCTAAATCTGTAACTGTCTTACAGGGCAAACCTCATTGTAGGCACATCATTCACTGCAGACGTTACGCGCATTAGTCCTACTAATAACAACTGTATCTGATTTCGTCACTGATTAATTTTAACACAGTCATGACTGtacattatcatttaatctccGCCTAACGATTAAAATGGAGATAGTGAGACACTGAACACATTAAGTCACAGGTTCGAATCTCATCACTAGCATTTTTTTACGCCTTATTACGAAAAAAAGCTACAGCTATAAATTGGTTTCATTTGTTGATCATTAGCTAAAGAACAACCACATATACCATAGTGAATGATTACAGCTCCATATTTTATTAACAAGAACTAGTGCACACCAAGTGTTTGATAAATTGTCTAACTGAACATTGCCAACATTAGCATATTGCACTTAAGGAAACATAACAATTAGCAATCAAGTAACTAATTTGGGCATAATTGCAGTTGATCATACAAGAAAATTGAGACTAATTAATAACTTCCTTTGCCCCGTTCATTTATTtaccctttttatttattgtgaaagtattttaatcaaaggtaaacagaTGAATGAGACGGAGAGATTAATTAATTACTCTGAGAAATGAAATCAGAAAtaataaaaggaaaaaaaaggtaGTTTGAGGGATTTTACCTAATATGCAGATTATTGGATTAATAGATGGATTTGTAGAGTGATTAGTACAATAGATTAGTCAACCCCTAAGCTATGCTTGTTTTTGTGAGTCCTCCATttcaatagttttttttttttattttaaataaaatacaGCGAGGCAATCCAGAAGCGATCTGTAGCTGCAACCTTTTTATTAACTGGGTATGAATTAAACTTCGGAAAATTACGTGATAAAGTCATTTTGAATTTGTAAGAACTTGGATCAAGTTATTTTTGAATGCATTCTTATTCAGTTATTTAGGGATAACGATCAACAGTACCATAATATGCATTGGCCAATGTGAAAAAAAAGGCATTAGTTAAAATAAATTAACAGCATCAGACACAAATATTTCTgaattttttgtttttatttttttgctaTAGATTTAAAGCATTGCTTGGATACATACAATAGTTACAACAGATTTCTTCACTCAAATTGTTGCCAAATAATGACACCCTCTCCTTACTACCCAAACAATACATGATAATCTCCCAAGGaataaaaaacaacaacaatgcaTAAAATGTAAACTTTTTTGCaggaaattaaaaaataaatgcTAACTTGTGTGTATAACCACCCCTATAAGAAATGTTACATATGGTAAGGAATTGGCTTAGGCATGCCCTTGACAATGCCACAGATCAAGGAGGTCTCTGGTAGGTTGTATTCATCCCTGAGTGACCTTTCAGGTGAAACAACACTAACATACATTTGCTGTCCTAGGTAAGATCTTTCCGGGGATTCGTTCCTCAAATGCCACATTCCTGCATTGTCAAATGTCAGCATTATTGCTGCCCATGATTTTGGGTACACTTGTATTGTGTATCTGCTCAACCCGTCTAGGAGATTGTAGTTCTTCCTCTTCTCGGGTGACCAGGTCCCGACTTCAACCCTGTTtcatacaaataataataaaaacggTTATTGTCTGGAAAGCAGTGGCGGAGCCAGAATCTTTAACCTGTGGGGCCTATTTTAATGTAATTGTTAATCATTTCTTATTACTGGGTCTTAAAGACATAAAATTTTCAAAACGGACAAATTTTAATGATAAAAAACTTACGCGACAGCGAAGAAAGAGTAGCCATCCAAATGCCAGGTTTGGATGCTCTTTTCATGATTCTCAAAAATGATTTCGACAAAGTTCCTGAATGTGGCGTTAAGGACATTGGGACCGGTGGTGAACCTATCTAAGGTGTCGATGTTAGCTGGTGGCTCATCACCAATGGTATCATACTTGAACAGTTTGTCAGCAACACCATAAAACTCTGCAAGCTTCAATGGGGTGTCAACATCGGTGTGGGAGGCACCGTTGATAGCATAACGAAGCTTGCCATCAATAACAGCAGCTGTGTTAACCAGCTTAATGGTTCGGGTAATGTTGATTTGACCGTAGTGGTATGATCCTTGTGGGTTAGGCCTTGCTGCGCTAGCGGTCAAATTCCACCTTAGTGACCTGAACTGGTTCAATGACCATGCCCAGCCTACTGGTGCCTCTGGTAGGACGGTTGATGCAGCGCCTGTTGCGCCTTCATAGCGTACAATGCCTGTCGCTTGGAGGTGGTACTTAGTGAACCTGCACCAACCCATTAAATTAGTTATACTCCCGGTTtactttggctccattggaaatatgaaAATTGCGGGTCCTACTTCACAAGTAAGAAGCGCAGCCagtttagtgagccattttgctttattccatcataatccagaaccaaagagtaatgaaaAGAAAAGAGTCACCGAGTCACCTGGAGGAAGCGACCAAGTAGTAGTCCTTAGGTTCTTGATCAGCAGTGACAAGAACCGAGTAACATTGTCCAAGGTGAATATCAAGAGAATCGTAGATGTTCTGAACGGTGTGGGATCCCTCAACCTCGACTAACTTCATGGTATGGCCTTGGAATCGGAAGTTAATTGAGTTCTTCATCCCGACATTGCAAATTCTGTACCTGTAAGTCTTACCTGGCTTCATGGTAAAAAGAGGCTTCTCATTTCCGTCACCAACCTTACCTTGTCTACCGTTCATCAGGACACCGTCTGGCCTAGCCAAGGATTTTCCACCATCAAGACGCTTCCTGAGAACAGTGTGGCTGTCTGCGTACCAGTCACCGACTAGGACAGTGTAGTCGTCCTCAGGATCAGCAAAGGGGACTGGGATTAAGAGACGGCTGTTGATCCTAAGCCCACCAAACCCGCCTGCTGCCTTTTGGAAGGTGGTAGTTGGGAAATAGTAGTAGCTTCCAATCTGATCTTTTACCTGGAAATGGTATGTGTAGTTTGTCCCTGGTTGAATTGGGCACATTGTTCCCGGTGTACCGTCTTGCCATGAGTTCTTCCTCTGTTGAATTCCACTCCTGCACATACAAATTACTTGTTATGCTGTCTAAACACCAGAGTTCTTATCGCTGATATCCTGACTTTATGTTTTCTATTTTATTCCTAGaaaattgtcaaaaaaaaaaaaagtgatttgTGATGCTGACGGGGTTTGAACCCAAAAACAGAACATTTCATACCAGGTGAAGAGCAATGGCTCGTCAAGATTGTTGAAAATATTAATCACGACGTTGTTGTTGGTAGTGGTGTTCAAATTAGGACCGGGAAACTCATTGTTAATGAGAATAACTTGTTGAGGAACGCCCAAAGGAGAGCGAGTGCCATAACTAACATTCCATGTAAAAAACAAGTACGGGTCCTCAGCGCGAACCATCATAACAATCATGGAGAATAGGAATGGCAACAATGAGGACGTCTTGCTTAGCGTTGTCATCTTTCCAATCTTCATACTTATACGTTTATATGTATATATAACCCGAGCTAACAAGATAAAGGATTTTTAAGGTCCCTCGAAAACTATTTTCTAACTTAATTTCGCGTAAAATGTTACTTTTGCTTAAGAGATGGATATTGAGAGCCTGCTGCTTAAGGCTTGTTAGCTCATACTTGTTTATATGCATTATCCTTCTTATACTCATGCCTCATTTGATGCACAAATGTTTTGTTTACCATTTTTTCTTCATTAGTCTCCCACAATTTGTGGTTAACCTTAGAAAATCTCCTAATTTTGGTTTTGGTTATATTTTGCATTTTAATGATGTTCTAAAATTGTTGtaatgctaattttagtgttatTTGTAGATCATATGTTATATCCTTTGGTTTTATGCAATAAAGTtgcgcgaaagtggtaattaacCATGATTATGAGCTGGAAATAAACTTAATTTTCTCTAAATTTGGGTTGTCATTGTCATGAGATTGTCAAATTAGAAATAACGTATCGGAAAAAATTAATAAACCTACATTTTACATAATTTCGTAATTTATTTTTGAAATATGTTATTTGTCATCTAAATAGATTGAACGTATTTAATTATAATGGCATTAACTTATTAAGGACGTTCCAAGAGATGTAGAtattttagtcatcttaattTCATTCAATCATATATTGATGAAAACATTCATCACATTATAGCAAACTTAAGGAGGTCGTTTACCATTTCCCCGGACTTGTAAGAGCTAAATTGAAagtttttttatttaatattgTCTATGTTGACTTGGGCAATCAACTTTTACCGATATTTCTTCAAATATATAGTAATAGgtttttaaaaatataatatagcGATAATTGTTTTGATAAATCAAATACGACAAATCAAATTGTATTATTGCAACGGTGTGGTCATTTGGACAGTTTCATAGTTAAAGTTGACTATCACAATATAAACCTCGAGGAAGTATTATTATATTCCTTCtgttccaatcatttgtttaattgtAATTAAAATACCGGGGAAGTGGTGATTGACCCCCATAACTCTAagcaattgtgaaattaacccaCATAACTTTCAATTAGAGTGATTTGGCTCcataacttacataataagtgaaattaaaccacTTTATCAAAATCTTacgagaaattcaatttatcatataAAAAAAGTGAAAATAGCtatgtttttatgaaaaatacaaaataaaagtttacaaaaaataaattaaaaaaagcaTAAATtagattaaaaaattaaaaatactttacaaaaaacaaacaatttatatttttatgacaaaaaatataaataatataataaaagggcaaaaaatattcaaaattttctatttttcaacatttcaaataaattcacataaaattgttaattgtttctttttttaaaataaattataccgaattacatacgtatgtaaaaaaagttgaaaaaatattttgcaattgaaatatttttacaaaaattgtaaaaaaagttgaaaaatatgtactttatataaaataataaattgtttgatttttgtaaagtatttttaattttttctatctaattttttttaattttttagtaaactttttatttttttttgtatttttcattaAACCATAACCATTTTTAGTTTTTACTTTTTTGATATGATAAATTGAGtttctcgtgagattttgataaagggtttaatttcacttattgtGTAAGTTATGTGGCCAAATTACTCCAATTAAAAGTTGtgggggttaatttcacaattgcacaaagttatgggggtcaatGACCACTTTCCCGAATACCGGGAAACCCTCCTCACAAAGAATTAAAAACATACACAAATAGTTGGGACGGCCCGAAAGAGATGATACAACAAGACCCCTGCATACCGCCAAGGAAAAAAAAACATCAACCCCATAAACTATCCGACCAACCCGTTTGACATGTCTAGGCACAAAGCATAGACAAGCAAAAACAAGATCATTTGAACATTCAGTGGAGAATTGAGTTGAAAAAAATTAAGATGTGGTATTTCTATTGAATACTTGTAAAATCAAAGTTGAAACGCATGAATCATTTTTATACATGTTGCCTATAGAATACAAAATGTTGCCAGTTTTTCTATGGATCAGCGGCCGGGAcggaaaaattaaaaatttaagaAGGCCTGCAACCGAGCAGGCGAACCCAATTACAACCCAAAACCTGAAACTAAAAATCCAATATAACAGAACTAAACGACCTAATTCGAATACAAACATAGCCGTATCCCTCTTGAATAACCCGTTAGGCCATCCGACAAGTCTCTTCCCTCACCAATGCTACCACGGCTAGTACAAATAGTCTCGCAATAAGCTAGACTTGAACATAAGAGCCCCCAAGGCAAAATTTGGCGAGGAACAACTCAGTTCTGGCATGTAGCTGTTTTCTGTTCCTCTCTTTCGTTAGCGACAAGATCACTGGACATGGCAGAGGGTATTCTATGTCGCTGCAAAATCCGGGAGGTAGCGAGTCTAGCTTTCTGGTAGTCCAATACAATAACTCTATCATCATCAAGATCAAGTCTCACGTTCTTTTCATTACAATCCTCTACAAGCTGGCACACGTGCTTTAGGTTGTTAACCTCCACTCCGTTCACTTTTTTCACCTGTCATCATAATTAGAAATGACAGATCAACCAACGAATCACTATTCAGAATGATAGAAGAGCATAGAGATGCATCTGACCAAAATATGACCATCTCATACCTGTAATTCTGCTAGACGCTCGTATCCTGCGTTGATGTCATCCATCAGAACCTGGAAAGTGAGCGTCATCAAAATATGTAAATTTGCAGAAGTAACTGAAAACTTATACAGTATTATTTTGAGTATTCGATTCTGACTGAGAGAAAGCTTTACAGAAGATACCAGACAGAACTACAAAGAACTCTAATTTTTTGTTGAAATAgtgtttaaaaaaaattaattttcgTTTAGGTTCCACGTAGGCATGTTTTTGTACGAACCTAAGAGGCCTAAAGCCACCATTGGGCATGGCGGGTCAAACAAAAAACCGCCATTGGGCATGGCGGTTTTAGTGTATAATATTTTTTTCACTTGTACATTATATGCTTCTACTGAACTCAAAGCCGCCATTGGGCACGGCGGTTCTACAATGGCGGCTTTATCCTAAAAAAATAAAGGCCAAAAACCGCCATACGAGATGGCGAGTCTACGCCCCTTAGGTTCGTACAAAATTCATGCTTACGTGGACCCCTAAATGAGAAATAGTTTACTTCCCAGCCTAAAACGAGAATTACTTTTTCTTTTAGCCTTATTTTGACAAAAAGTTCAAAGAACTCATTGGAAAAGTGAATTAAAGTGGTTCGAATCGATCCTAGTGTTTCCTAAAAAAATGGCTTAAAAGGCAGTAATTGGTATAagattatactccctctgtcccggtcatttgttgtccttttccatttttgggtgtctcagtcatttgttgtcttttctattttaagaatgaacttgatgagtaatttgatcattcacactcaatttgttccacttgtcatttagctattggccctctcctctttccttggtctttgtgccaaaaccaaaggacaacaaatgaccgggacggagggagtatgaa
Protein-coding sequences here:
- the LOC141622638 gene encoding urease accessory protein F, encoding MDMEIEEERESKRLRLGYSQEWSLWQLLDSILPTGGFAHSYGLEAAMQARIVNSPEDLQIFVTHVLENTGSLLLPFVYATTTSHDIETWHKLDKLLNAMLSNEVARKASTTQGSALLRIASAMFTELPSLKAMRRESLQTRTVSFHHAPIFGLVCGLLGLDPCISQRAYLFITLRDVISAATRLNLIGPQAGAILQHRVASVAEEILNKWKDRDVEDACQTAPVLDAVQACHGYLFSRMFCS
- the LOC141619363 gene encoding L-ascorbate oxidase homolog, whose protein sequence is MKIGKMTTLSKTSSLLPFLFSMIVMMVRAEDPYLFFTWNVSYGTRSPLGVPQQVILINNEFPGPNLNTTTNNNVVINIFNNLDEPLLFTWSGIQQRKNSWQDGTPGTMCPIQPGTNYTYHFQVKDQIGSYYYFPTTTFQKAAGGFGGLRINSRLLIPVPFADPEDDYTVLVGDWYADSHTVLRKRLDGGKSLARPDGVLMNGRQGKVGDGNEKPLFTMKPGKTYRYRICNVGMKNSINFRFQGHTMKLVEVEGSHTVQNIYDSLDIHLGQCYSVLVTADQEPKDYYLVASSRFTKYHLQATGIVRYEGATGAASTVLPEAPVGWAWSLNQFRSLRWNLTASAARPNPQGSYHYGQINITRTIKLVNTAAVIDGKLRYAINGASHTDVDTPLKLAEFYGVADKLFKYDTIGDEPPANIDTLDRFTTGPNVLNATFRNFVEIIFENHEKSIQTWHLDGYSFFAVAVEVGTWSPEKRKNYNLLDGLSRYTIQVYPKSWAAIMLTFDNAGMWHLRNESPERSYLGQQMYVSVVSPERSLRDEYNLPETSLICGIVKGMPKPIPYHM